In Haliotis asinina isolate JCU_RB_2024 chromosome 16, JCU_Hal_asi_v2, whole genome shotgun sequence, the following are encoded in one genomic region:
- the LOC137268381 gene encoding endothelin-converting enzyme homolog isoform X1 has translation MDIPMSGQRYKRTNFEDDDTISNGGTPPAVDFHPGIVFKGGLTLWQRKTTLEKVLIILLIILAISLIVIAAILAVRESQLQDLRKGTDYCMTPECVTVASSIITTMDRSADPCQDFFQYACGGWIKSHPIPSGHSRWGTFSVLWQENQLVMKNVLEKVSVKTRSVAERKAQAYFESCMDKNKTVEALGAQPLLDIMRGLGGWGISNKSGVWQQNTWNLQTAVEKVHMIDVSPLFNMWVGGDDRNSSRNILLVDQSGLGLPERDYYLNKSITDDKVLSAYLEYMTTLGMLLGAEDRNATRDDMLKVIEFETKIAEITIPAKDRRDEEKNYHKMRIVDMQKQYPFLNWLRYFNSMMSVVNITLKSSEEVVVYSPKFLKNLKAILSNAKSSDDGKNTLNNYLMWHVVKSLAPYLSKPFREAKKTFTQVMTGVSGNEEMWRYCITDTDVVLGFALGSMFVKEAFQGASKVKAEKMIEEVKMAFKTNLPHLHWMDDETRRAAIDKANAVVDMIGFPEYILNVTRLDKQYQRLQINKSEYFMNNFRNLRFALVKNLEKLRKPPKKNAWGMTPPTVNAYYTPTKNEIVFPAGILQAPFYDQNFPKSLNFGAMGVVMGHELTHGFDDQGREYDKYGNLRPWWNNRSIERFKQRTQCMVKQYSQYKINGEAIRGEQTLGENIADNGGLKSAYYAYQDWVSRKGEEKALPAVGLSHRQLFFMGFAQVWCSSSTKEADHLQIVSDPHSPAKYRVIGTLSNSKEFAHEYNCPVGSPMNPKEKCVVW, from the exons ATGTCTGGTCAACGCTACAAGCGTACAAACTTTGAAGATGATGATACAATATCCAATGGGGGCACACCGCCTGCTGTTGACTTTCATCCTGGGATCGTGTTCAAGGGGGGCTTGACTCTGTGGCAGAGGAAGACCACTCTGGAGAAGGTCCTCATCATTCTTCTCATCATCCTCGCCATCTCGCTCATCGTCATTGCCGCCATCTTGGCCGTCAGGGAGTCACAACTGCAGGACCTAAGGAAAGGAACAG ACTACTGCATGACTCCAGAGTGTGTGACAGTGGCCAGttccatcatcaccaccatggACCGCAGCGCTGATCCTTGCCAGGACTTCTTCCAGTATGCCTGTGGGGGGTGGATCAAGTCACACCCTATCCCATCAGGCCACAGTAGGTGGGGCACATTCAGTGTGCTGTGGCAGGAGAACCAGCTGGTCATGAAGAACGTCCTTG AGAAGGTGTCAGTGAAGACCCGCAGTGTAGCAGAGAGGAAGGCCCAGGCATACTTCGAATCATgcatggacaaaaacaaaacagtggAGGCTCTTGGAGCCCAGCCCTTGTTGGACATCATGCGGGGCCTTGGGGGgtggggtatctccaataagtCTGGGGTGTGGCAGCAGAACACCTGGAATCTGCAGACTGCTGTGGAGAAGGTGCACATGATTGATGTCAGTCCCCTGTTCAATATGTGGGTCGGGGGAGATGATCGCAACTCCTCTAGGAATATACTCTTG GTTGATCAGAGCGGTCTTGGCCTACCTGAGAGGGACTACTATCTCAATAAATCCATTACTGACGACAAG GTGTTGTCAGCATACCTGGAGTACATGACGACGCTGGGGATGTTGCTTGGAGCTGAGGATCGCAACGCTACCAGGGATGACATGTTGAAAGTTATAGAGTTTGAGACAAAAATTGCTGAG ATCACTATCCCAGCAAAGGACAGACGTGATGAGGAGAAAAACTATCATAAGATGAGGATAGTCGACATGCAGAAACAGTACCCCTTT TTGAACTGGCTGCGCTACTTCAACTCCATGATGAGTGTTGTGAACATCACTCTCAAGTCCTCCGAGGAAGTTGTTGTCTATTCCCCAAAATTCTTGAAGAACCTTAAGGCCATTCTCAGCAACGCCAAGTCCTCTGATGATGGCAAAAA CACATTAAACAACTACCTGATGTGGCATGTAGTCAAATCTCTGGCGCCGTATCTGTCCAAGCCGTTTCGAGAAGCCAAGAAGACTTTCACACAGGTCATGACAG GTGTGTCAGGTAACGAGGAAATGTGGCGATATtgcatcactgacactgatgttGTTCTTGGCTTCGCCCTCGGCTCGATGTTTGTGAAGGAGGCTTTCCAAGGGGCTAGCAAAGTAAAG GCTGAGAAGATGATTGAAGAGGTTAAGATGGCTTTCAAGACCAACTTGCCCCATTTGCACTGGATGGATGATGAGACACGCAGAGCAGCTATAGACAAG GCAAATGCAGTGGTGGATATGATTGGCTTCCCGGAGTACATCCTGAATGTCACCCGCTTAGATAAGCAATATCAGAGG TTACAAATCAACAAGTCAGAGTATTTTATGAACAACTTCAGGAATCTTCGATTTGCTCTTGTGAAGAACTTGGAAAAACTCCGTAAACCGCCCAAGAAAAATGC CTGGGGAATGACACCGCCCACAGTCAACGCCTATTACACACCAACCAAGAATGAGATTGTCTTCCCTGCAGGAATTCTCCAAGCACCATTTTATGATCAAAATTTTCCCAA ATCTCTAAACTTTGGTGCTATGGGTGTGGTGATGGGGCACGAACTCACTCACGGTTTTGATGACCAAG GGCGTGAGTACGACAAGTATGGTAATCTTCGTCCCTGGTGGAACAACCGGTCAATTGAGAGATTTAAGCAGCGTACACAATGTATGGTGAAACAATACTCACAGTACAAGATCAACGGAGAGGCA ATCCGTGGTGAACAAACGTTGGGAGAAAATATAGCAGACAATGGTGGATTGAAGTCAGCATATTAT GCGTACCAGGACTGGGTGTCTAGGAAGGGGGAGGAGAAAGCCCTTCCAGCAGTCGGTCTCTCTCACAGGCAGCTCTTCTTCATGGGATTTGCACAG GTGTGGTGCTCCAGTAGTACGAAGGAGGCTGACCACCTGCAGATCGTTAGTGACCCACACTCACCAGCCAAATACAG GGTAATCGGAACACTGTCAAACTCGAAAGAATTTGCACATGAATACAATTGCCCAGTCGGCTCACCTATGAACCCAAAGGAAAAGTGTGTTGTGTGGTGA
- the LOC137268381 gene encoding endothelin-converting enzyme homolog isoform X2 has translation MDIPMSGQRYKRTNFEDDDTISNGGTPPAVDFHPGIVFKGGLTLWQRKTTLEKVLIILLIILAISLIVIAAILAVRESQLQDLRKGTDYCMTPECVTVASSIITTMDRSADPCQDFFQYACGGWIKSHPIPSGHSRWGTFSVLWQENQLVMKNVLEKVSVKTRSVAERKAQAYFESCMDKNKTVEALGAQPLLDIMRGLGGWGISNKSGVWQQNTWNLQTAVEKVHMIDVSPLFNMWVGGDDRNSSRNILLVDQSGLGLPERDYYLNKSITDDKVLSAYLEYMTTLGMLLGAEDRNATRDDMLKVIEFETKIAEITIPAKDRRDEEKNYHKMRIVDMQKQYPFLNWLRYFNSMMSVVNITLKSSEEVVVYSPKFLKNLKAILSNAKSSDDGKNTLNNYLMWHVVKSLAPYLSKPFREAKKTFTQVMTGVSGNEEMWRYCITDTDVVLGFALGSMFVKEAFQGASKAEKMIEEVKMAFKTNLPHLHWMDDETRRAAIDKANAVVDMIGFPEYILNVTRLDKQYQRLQINKSEYFMNNFRNLRFALVKNLEKLRKPPKKNAWGMTPPTVNAYYTPTKNEIVFPAGILQAPFYDQNFPKSLNFGAMGVVMGHELTHGFDDQGREYDKYGNLRPWWNNRSIERFKQRTQCMVKQYSQYKINGEAIRGEQTLGENIADNGGLKSAYYAYQDWVSRKGEEKALPAVGLSHRQLFFMGFAQVWCSSSTKEADHLQIVSDPHSPAKYRVIGTLSNSKEFAHEYNCPVGSPMNPKEKCVVW, from the exons ATGTCTGGTCAACGCTACAAGCGTACAAACTTTGAAGATGATGATACAATATCCAATGGGGGCACACCGCCTGCTGTTGACTTTCATCCTGGGATCGTGTTCAAGGGGGGCTTGACTCTGTGGCAGAGGAAGACCACTCTGGAGAAGGTCCTCATCATTCTTCTCATCATCCTCGCCATCTCGCTCATCGTCATTGCCGCCATCTTGGCCGTCAGGGAGTCACAACTGCAGGACCTAAGGAAAGGAACAG ACTACTGCATGACTCCAGAGTGTGTGACAGTGGCCAGttccatcatcaccaccatggACCGCAGCGCTGATCCTTGCCAGGACTTCTTCCAGTATGCCTGTGGGGGGTGGATCAAGTCACACCCTATCCCATCAGGCCACAGTAGGTGGGGCACATTCAGTGTGCTGTGGCAGGAGAACCAGCTGGTCATGAAGAACGTCCTTG AGAAGGTGTCAGTGAAGACCCGCAGTGTAGCAGAGAGGAAGGCCCAGGCATACTTCGAATCATgcatggacaaaaacaaaacagtggAGGCTCTTGGAGCCCAGCCCTTGTTGGACATCATGCGGGGCCTTGGGGGgtggggtatctccaataagtCTGGGGTGTGGCAGCAGAACACCTGGAATCTGCAGACTGCTGTGGAGAAGGTGCACATGATTGATGTCAGTCCCCTGTTCAATATGTGGGTCGGGGGAGATGATCGCAACTCCTCTAGGAATATACTCTTG GTTGATCAGAGCGGTCTTGGCCTACCTGAGAGGGACTACTATCTCAATAAATCCATTACTGACGACAAG GTGTTGTCAGCATACCTGGAGTACATGACGACGCTGGGGATGTTGCTTGGAGCTGAGGATCGCAACGCTACCAGGGATGACATGTTGAAAGTTATAGAGTTTGAGACAAAAATTGCTGAG ATCACTATCCCAGCAAAGGACAGACGTGATGAGGAGAAAAACTATCATAAGATGAGGATAGTCGACATGCAGAAACAGTACCCCTTT TTGAACTGGCTGCGCTACTTCAACTCCATGATGAGTGTTGTGAACATCACTCTCAAGTCCTCCGAGGAAGTTGTTGTCTATTCCCCAAAATTCTTGAAGAACCTTAAGGCCATTCTCAGCAACGCCAAGTCCTCTGATGATGGCAAAAA CACATTAAACAACTACCTGATGTGGCATGTAGTCAAATCTCTGGCGCCGTATCTGTCCAAGCCGTTTCGAGAAGCCAAGAAGACTTTCACACAGGTCATGACAG GTGTGTCAGGTAACGAGGAAATGTGGCGATATtgcatcactgacactgatgttGTTCTTGGCTTCGCCCTCGGCTCGATGTTTGTGAAGGAGGCTTTCCAAGGGGCTAGCAAA GCTGAGAAGATGATTGAAGAGGTTAAGATGGCTTTCAAGACCAACTTGCCCCATTTGCACTGGATGGATGATGAGACACGCAGAGCAGCTATAGACAAG GCAAATGCAGTGGTGGATATGATTGGCTTCCCGGAGTACATCCTGAATGTCACCCGCTTAGATAAGCAATATCAGAGG TTACAAATCAACAAGTCAGAGTATTTTATGAACAACTTCAGGAATCTTCGATTTGCTCTTGTGAAGAACTTGGAAAAACTCCGTAAACCGCCCAAGAAAAATGC CTGGGGAATGACACCGCCCACAGTCAACGCCTATTACACACCAACCAAGAATGAGATTGTCTTCCCTGCAGGAATTCTCCAAGCACCATTTTATGATCAAAATTTTCCCAA ATCTCTAAACTTTGGTGCTATGGGTGTGGTGATGGGGCACGAACTCACTCACGGTTTTGATGACCAAG GGCGTGAGTACGACAAGTATGGTAATCTTCGTCCCTGGTGGAACAACCGGTCAATTGAGAGATTTAAGCAGCGTACACAATGTATGGTGAAACAATACTCACAGTACAAGATCAACGGAGAGGCA ATCCGTGGTGAACAAACGTTGGGAGAAAATATAGCAGACAATGGTGGATTGAAGTCAGCATATTAT GCGTACCAGGACTGGGTGTCTAGGAAGGGGGAGGAGAAAGCCCTTCCAGCAGTCGGTCTCTCTCACAGGCAGCTCTTCTTCATGGGATTTGCACAG GTGTGGTGCTCCAGTAGTACGAAGGAGGCTGACCACCTGCAGATCGTTAGTGACCCACACTCACCAGCCAAATACAG GGTAATCGGAACACTGTCAAACTCGAAAGAATTTGCACATGAATACAATTGCCCAGTCGGCTCACCTATGAACCCAAAGGAAAAGTGTGTTGTGTGGTGA